A window of the Thermoleophilia bacterium SCSIO 60948 genome harbors these coding sequences:
- a CDS encoding HAMP domain-containing protein: MSAIRRMPIRVRLALAFALVMAVVLGITGIFVYASTRDGLDSAIDRELRARLAGVVAIVVDDGDDLGDPRRDVLERVDQEGFVQVLRPDGSVADSTDPDLTETPLLDPDQADSLVASGGTREVTIAPGDTGLRIVAADTRDDGVTYTVIVGASVAERDATVSDLGSKLLIGGPIALLLAAAAAYGVAAAALRPVERMRREAEGIATGPAAGPGSARRLPVGAANDEIGRLGTTLNEMLARIELAFERERSFVSDASHELRTPLSILKMEIDMALAAGRSREELTEALSSAAEETDRLVALAEDLLVLARSDQGGLPLRRAPLAAGDLAERIAGRFERRAAEAGRSIEIRGDALSDALDADEARLEQALSNLVDNALRHGAGTVTVEFSRAGAATEISVSDEGSGFPEAFRERAFERFTRADEARARGGSGLGLSLVSAIAEAHGGEAGIDPERARVWLRIPAPEPLIVL; encoded by the coding sequence GTGAGCGCGATCCGCCGGATGCCGATCCGCGTCAGGCTCGCGCTGGCCTTCGCGCTCGTGATGGCGGTCGTGCTCGGGATCACGGGGATCTTCGTCTACGCGTCGACCCGCGACGGGCTCGACTCCGCGATCGACCGCGAGCTCCGCGCGCGGCTCGCAGGCGTGGTCGCGATCGTCGTCGACGACGGCGACGACCTCGGCGACCCACGTCGCGACGTCCTCGAGCGCGTCGATCAGGAGGGCTTCGTCCAGGTCCTGCGCCCGGACGGCAGCGTCGCCGACTCGACCGATCCCGACCTGACCGAGACACCGCTGCTCGACCCCGACCAGGCCGACTCGCTCGTCGCGAGCGGCGGCACGCGCGAGGTGACGATCGCGCCCGGCGACACCGGCCTTCGGATCGTCGCCGCCGACACGCGCGACGACGGCGTCACCTACACGGTGATCGTCGGCGCGTCGGTCGCCGAGCGCGACGCGACGGTCTCCGACCTCGGCTCGAAGCTGTTGATCGGTGGGCCCATCGCCCTCCTGCTCGCCGCGGCCGCGGCCTACGGGGTGGCGGCCGCGGCACTGCGACCGGTCGAGCGCATGCGCCGTGAGGCCGAGGGGATCGCGACCGGGCCGGCGGCCGGCCCGGGCTCGGCGCGCCGGCTTCCGGTCGGCGCCGCGAACGACGAGATCGGGCGCCTCGGCACGACGCTGAACGAGATGCTGGCCCGGATCGAGCTCGCGTTCGAGCGCGAGCGCTCATTCGTCTCCGACGCGAGCCACGAGCTGCGCACGCCGCTCTCGATCCTGAAGATGGAGATCGACATGGCGCTCGCGGCGGGGCGCAGTCGCGAGGAGCTGACCGAGGCGCTGAGCTCGGCCGCCGAGGAGACCGACCGGCTCGTCGCGCTGGCCGAGGACCTGCTCGTGCTCGCCCGCTCCGATCAGGGCGGGCTGCCGCTGCGCCGAGCGCCGCTCGCAGCCGGCGATCTGGCTGAGCGGATCGCGGGGCGCTTCGAGCGCCGCGCCGCCGAGGCCGGCCGCTCGATCGAGATCCGGGGCGACGCGTTGAGCGACGCGCTCGACGCCGACGAGGCGCGACTCGAGCAGGCGCTCTCGAACCTCGTCGACAACGCGCTGCGCCACGGTGCCGGAACCGTGACCGTCGAGTTCAGCCGCGCCGGCGCGGCGACCGAGATCTCCGTCAGCGACGAGGGATCCGGGTTCCCCGAAGCCTTCCGCGAGCGTGCGTTCGAGCGCTTCACCCGCGCCGACGAGGCGCGCGCCCGCGGCGGCAGCGGGCTCGGTCTCTCGCTCGTCTCGGCGATCGCCGAAGCGCACGGCGGCGAGGCGGGGATCGATCCCGAACGCGCCCGCGTCTGGCTGCGGATCCCAGCGCCGGAGCCTCTCATCGTCCTCTAA